In Nitrosococcus oceani ATCC 19707, the following proteins share a genomic window:
- a CDS encoding CDP-alcohol phosphatidyltransferase family protein → MKPVFQKMLRPVVKLLARAGVTANVVTLTAAALSFTVGACIALWPYATWPMLLLPGFLFLRMALNAIDGMLAREYHQASASGAILNELGDVLSDAVLYLPLALVSVFNAAWMVVIVVLAVITEMAGVVAVQVGSKRRYDGPMGKSDRALVFGVLGLWLGLGGPAGCWIIYLQIAVTVLMVVTIYRRARGALAEAEST, encoded by the coding sequence TTGAAACCTGTTTTCCAAAAGATGTTAAGGCCGGTGGTCAAGCTGCTAGCCAGGGCGGGCGTAACAGCTAACGTAGTTACTCTCACCGCAGCGGCACTATCGTTCACCGTCGGCGCCTGCATCGCCCTGTGGCCATACGCAACCTGGCCAATGTTGTTACTACCCGGCTTTCTGTTTTTGCGTATGGCGCTCAACGCTATCGACGGTATGCTAGCTCGCGAGTATCACCAAGCATCTGCATCCGGGGCGATTCTCAACGAGCTCGGCGACGTGCTCTCCGATGCCGTGCTCTATTTGCCATTAGCGCTGGTCAGCGTATTTAACGCAGCCTGGATGGTCGTCATCGTCGTGCTGGCCGTGATCACTGAGATGGCCGGCGTAGTTGCGGTCCAAGTGGGTTCCAAGCGGCGTTATGACGGTCCCATGGGAAAAAGTGACCGCGCTCTGGTCTTTGGCGTACTCGGTCTGTGGTTGGGATTGGGCGGGCCAGCCGGGTGCTGGATTATTTATTTGCAAATAGCAGTAACTGTATTGATGGTTGTTACCATCTATCGGCGCGCCCGCGGCGCCCTGGCCGAAGCCGAGTCAACCTGA
- a CDS encoding phosphatidate cytidylyltransferase, whose translation MDWLDIHPAALQALGGILGVLAIANLIVFIIRGRLSKSLHHELVSRIQSWWLMFAVFAIAMAINRTGSLIFFAFVSFMALKEYLSLIPSRRADRRVMFWAYLTIPAQYLLVGYKWYGMFIILIPVYAFLLLPMRMVLVGETRNFLRAAGTLHWGVMAMVFSISHVAYLLVLPEQVNPAAGGAGLVLYLVFLTQFNDVAQYCWGKLLGRRKILPSVSPGKTVEGLIGGIATTIVLSWSLASWLTPLNVPQSVAAGALIGIAGFVGDVTISALKRDLGVKDSGSLLPGHGGILDRIDSLIYTAPLFFHFIYYLHG comes from the coding sequence ATGGACTGGCTTGATATTCACCCGGCCGCTCTGCAAGCTCTGGGCGGCATCCTGGGTGTGCTCGCAATCGCCAACTTGATCGTATTCATCATTCGCGGCCGATTGAGCAAGTCATTGCATCATGAACTCGTAAGCCGTATCCAGTCCTGGTGGCTGATGTTCGCCGTTTTCGCCATCGCCATGGCGATTAATCGCACGGGATCACTGATATTCTTTGCCTTTGTTTCCTTCATGGCGCTCAAGGAGTATCTGTCATTGATCCCTTCGCGGCGAGCAGATCGCCGGGTAATGTTTTGGGCCTATCTGACCATTCCCGCCCAGTATTTATTAGTGGGTTACAAATGGTACGGAATGTTCATTATTTTAATTCCAGTCTATGCTTTTTTACTGCTGCCCATGCGCATGGTATTGGTTGGCGAAACGCGCAACTTCTTACGCGCTGCGGGTACCCTGCATTGGGGTGTAATGGCAATGGTGTTCAGCATCAGCCACGTGGCGTATTTACTGGTGCTGCCAGAGCAAGTCAATCCTGCCGCCGGTGGTGCGGGCCTCGTGCTTTATCTCGTGTTTCTGACCCAGTTCAATGATGTTGCGCAGTATTGCTGGGGTAAGCTGCTGGGCCGCCGCAAGATTCTGCCCAGCGTGAGCCCAGGCAAGACCGTCGAGGGCCTGATTGGGGGCATAGCGACTACCATAGTCTTGTCCTGGTCACTAGCCTCCTGGCTAACACCCCTGAATGTTCCCCAGTCGGTAGCTGCAGGTGCGTTGATCGGCATAGCTGGCTTCGTCGGCGATGTCACCATATCCGCCCTCAAACGCGACCTAGGTGTGAAGGACTCAGGCAGCTTACTGCCAGGCCACGGAGGCATACTGGACCGCATCGACAGTCTGATTTATACGGCACCGCTATTTTTCCACTTCATCTACTACCTGCACGGCTAA
- a CDS encoding lysophospholipid acyltransferase family protein, which yields MVTKIARWLFFTLIVRPLILIVLGLNVRNRERLPNRGPAIIAANHNSHLDTLVLITLMPPSLSHRVRPVAAADYFLRNRLLAWFAKDIIGILPITRQRIERGVDPLEICDAALKRGEILIFFPEGTRGEPERINRFRRGIAHLAERHPDVPVVPVFMRGLGKALPKGEALLVPFLLDVYIGEPLTGRVHADFLNTLRARIRSLAETDKGPEWD from the coding sequence ATGGTGACGAAAATCGCGCGCTGGTTGTTCTTTACTCTAATTGTGCGGCCACTGATCTTGATCGTGCTGGGTTTGAACGTCCGTAATCGCGAACGACTGCCGAACCGGGGCCCAGCTATCATTGCAGCCAACCACAACAGCCACTTGGACACCTTGGTGCTCATAACCCTGATGCCGCCTAGCCTATCGCATCGGGTTCGACCCGTAGCCGCTGCTGACTACTTCTTGCGTAATCGGCTGCTGGCTTGGTTCGCCAAGGATATCATCGGCATCCTACCCATCACCCGGCAGCGAATTGAGCGAGGGGTGGATCCACTAGAGATTTGCGACGCAGCCCTAAAACGCGGTGAAATCCTGATCTTCTTTCCAGAAGGCACTCGCGGCGAACCCGAACGGATAAACCGTTTCCGCAGGGGTATCGCCCATCTCGCCGAGCGGCATCCCGACGTACCCGTGGTGCCAGTATTTATGCGTGGACTAGGCAAAGCCCTGCCCAAAGGCGAGGCGCTACTAGTGCCTTTCCTACTAGACGTCTACATTGGCGAGCCGCTGACGGGGCGGGTGCATGCGGATTTCCTTAATACCCTGCGGGCGCGTATACGCTCCTTGGCGGAGACCGACAAAGGGCCAGAATGGGACTGA
- a CDS encoding bifunctional alpha/beta hydrolase/class I SAM-dependent methyltransferase encodes MGKREQETNEFTTWDGTRLFYRTWPPVSPTDRALILIHRGHEHSGRLQELVDDLDLPSFWAFSWDNRGHGKSPGQRGDAPSYSALVRDLDAFARHLQETHGLKMENIAVVANSVGAVTAAAWVHDYAPPIRSMVLAAPAFRIKLYVPFAIPALRLWRWWRQAAVINSYVKSRMLTHDPEQSRAYDEDKLITRNISVKILLGLHDTATRLLRDAGAIRTPTLVLSAGSDWVVKNSAQRRFFRGLSSAVKRMEHYAGFFHAILYEKGREKPINETRRFLLESFEHPVELPSLLEADRGGYSRTEHDLLRQPTVWPRQMLFTLQKKSIETVGRLSKGIRVGLRTGFDSGQSLDYVYENRARGLTPVGKWIDHAYLNTVGWRGIRIRRKHLQELLQKAIEDQLQKHDKIEIVDVATGCGRYVLEVLEKLPQEKIHARLRDWTPANLEQGRALAAEKGLENVEFELGDAFDRDGLLAISPQPHIIIVSGLYELFPENDRVAISLAGIAEVLVDRGYLLYTCQPWHPQLELIARTLVNREGEPWVMRRRTQAEMDELVAAAGLQKQDMRIDEYGIFTVSAARRV; translated from the coding sequence ATGGGGAAACGGGAACAAGAGACCAATGAGTTCACGACCTGGGATGGAACCCGGTTGTTCTACCGTACTTGGCCACCGGTCAGTCCCACCGACCGGGCGTTGATACTGATTCACCGCGGACATGAACACTCCGGACGCCTTCAGGAATTGGTGGACGACTTGGATCTTCCCAGCTTCTGGGCCTTTTCGTGGGACAACCGCGGCCACGGCAAATCTCCAGGTCAACGCGGTGACGCCCCCAGCTATTCCGCCCTAGTGCGCGATCTAGACGCCTTTGCCCGGCATTTGCAGGAAACTCACGGACTCAAGATGGAGAATATTGCTGTGGTGGCCAACAGCGTCGGCGCGGTGACTGCGGCCGCCTGGGTCCATGACTATGCGCCCCCTATCCGTTCCATGGTACTGGCGGCACCCGCGTTTCGCATCAAACTCTACGTGCCCTTTGCCATTCCTGCTCTTCGCCTGTGGCGGTGGTGGCGCCAGGCAGCGGTTATCAATAGCTATGTGAAATCGCGCATGCTCACGCACGATCCGGAACAATCCCGAGCCTACGATGAGGATAAGCTGATTACTCGCAACATATCGGTAAAAATCCTGCTGGGACTACACGACACTGCTACCCGCTTGCTGCGGGACGCCGGTGCGATCCGCACACCGACACTCGTTCTATCGGCTGGCTCCGACTGGGTGGTTAAGAATTCTGCTCAGCGGCGCTTTTTCCGGGGCCTCTCCTCCGCAGTCAAACGTATGGAGCATTACGCCGGGTTCTTTCACGCAATATTATACGAAAAGGGGCGAGAGAAACCCATCAACGAAACGCGCCGTTTCCTGCTAGAGAGCTTCGAGCACCCGGTGGAGTTGCCTTCGCTGTTAGAAGCGGACCGGGGTGGCTACAGCCGCACAGAGCATGACCTGCTTCGCCAACCTACCGTATGGCCGCGGCAGATGTTATTCACGCTTCAAAAAAAGAGTATCGAAACGGTAGGGCGGCTTAGTAAGGGCATCCGCGTAGGGCTCCGGACGGGGTTCGACTCCGGACAATCCCTGGACTACGTTTACGAAAACCGAGCGCGGGGCCTGACGCCCGTCGGCAAATGGATCGATCACGCCTATCTGAATACTGTTGGCTGGAGAGGCATCCGTATCCGCCGCAAGCATCTACAGGAACTGCTGCAAAAAGCCATTGAGGATCAACTCCAAAAGCACGATAAAATCGAGATCGTGGACGTGGCCACCGGTTGCGGGCGATATGTGTTGGAGGTGCTGGAAAAGCTGCCCCAAGAAAAAATACACGCCCGGCTACGTGACTGGACGCCAGCCAATCTCGAGCAAGGAAGGGCACTGGCTGCCGAAAAGGGCTTGGAGAACGTTGAGTTCGAGTTGGGCGATGCCTTTGACCGCGACGGGCTGCTGGCTATTTCCCCGCAGCCACATATCATCATTGTTTCCGGGCTGTACGAGCTGTTCCCGGAAAACGATCGGGTTGCAATATCATTGGCAGGCATCGCCGAAGTGCTGGTGGACAGGGGCTACCTGCTATATACCTGCCAACCCTGGCATCCGCAGCTAGAGCTCATCGCTCGCACGCTGGTCAACCGTGAGGGAGAACCTTGGGTCATGCGGCGGCGAACGCAGGCGGAGATGGATGAGCTTGTGGCGGCGGCTGGCCTCCAAAAGCAGGACATGCGTATCGATGAATACGGAATCTTCACCGTTTCGGCAGCTCGCAGAGTTTGA
- a CDS encoding sulfotransferase family protein, whose amino-acid sequence MRHLPRVLGLGLGILAREPVSWIAAARYHRRVERQEIAPDPLFIVGHWRSGTTHLQNLLNCDPQFSCVTLLQAGMPREYLLLSEGVKRWLGRLLPSTRLMDNVSIAADVPWEEELALAAASRYSFYHVSFFPRSMERIFDEAVMFDSVPQAAIRKWWTGYLRFLQMVQYDQPGRRLLLKNPANTARIRLLKKRFPKAQFIHIHRNPYKVFVSSVHLYLQAQNAWGLQSTDRQRVVAHVLASYPQLMRAYFEQREVLAETDLAEVSFASLQKAPLETLESIYCRLDLTGFEEAVPRFRAYLERQKGYRKNRLELTESERAAVATCWRDIFTGLGYEM is encoded by the coding sequence ATGCGGCACCTGCCTCGAGTCCTTGGCCTGGGTCTAGGTATCCTGGCGCGGGAGCCTGTTTCCTGGATCGCCGCGGCCCGCTACCATCGCCGAGTGGAACGGCAAGAAATCGCGCCGGACCCGCTATTTATCGTCGGCCACTGGCGGAGCGGGACAACCCACCTCCAGAATCTGTTGAATTGCGACCCACAATTTAGCTGTGTAACCCTGCTGCAGGCAGGGATGCCGCGCGAGTATCTGCTACTTTCCGAGGGGGTGAAGCGATGGCTCGGGCGCCTACTTCCCTCGACCCGGCTAATGGACAACGTTTCCATCGCCGCCGACGTGCCTTGGGAGGAGGAACTCGCCCTGGCCGCAGCGAGCCGGTACTCCTTTTATCACGTCTCCTTTTTTCCGCGGAGCATGGAACGTATTTTCGACGAAGCGGTGATGTTCGACTCAGTCCCGCAGGCTGCAATCCGGAAATGGTGGACTGGGTATCTTCGCTTCCTGCAGATGGTACAATACGATCAGCCTGGGCGGCGCCTACTGCTAAAAAATCCCGCCAACACGGCACGAATCCGGCTACTGAAAAAGCGATTTCCTAAGGCGCAATTCATCCACATCCACCGTAACCCCTACAAGGTGTTCGTCTCCTCGGTCCATCTTTACCTGCAAGCACAGAACGCTTGGGGCCTACAATCGACCGACCGGCAGCGCGTGGTGGCACACGTTTTGGCATCCTATCCACAGCTGATGCGGGCATATTTCGAGCAACGTGAAGTATTGGCCGAAACCGATTTAGCGGAGGTCAGTTTCGCATCCCTCCAAAAAGCGCCACTGGAAACCCTCGAATCCATCTACTGCCGCTTGGATCTCACCGGTTTCGAAGAGGCGGTGCCGCGGTTCCGGGCCTATCTGGAGAGACAGAAAGGATACCGTAAGAATCGCCTGGAGCTGACGGAGAGCGAACGGGCAGCCGTGGCAACCTGCTGGAGAGATATTTTTACGGGGCTAGGATATGAAATGTAG